The following are encoded in a window of Candidatus Hydrogenedens sp. genomic DNA:
- the proB gene encoding glutamate 5-kinase, whose protein sequence is MNKKIIVIKIGTDLINSKRKIKPISQIVKQICEIKKQYNANFIIVSSGAVGCGMSLVGKEKKPERLSEKQALASIGQVELMKRYTKLFQLHSKKQFIPSQILITRADLDNRTSYINVLNTLRELLALKNIIPIINENDTTAIEELRFGDNDTLSARIAVRVNASLLILLTNVDGLYTDNPQKNPDAKFIASVNSLSPEIFSWAHDTTSNTSVGGMLTKLEAVKIAWHAGIPSIIANGNTRNILRDIIDNKGIYTRFLPPQNKISQRKSWIAFGRTIKGKIVIDEGAVQALLKRGCSLLPVGVKYAEGNFKRGDCVSIITPDGLELGRGIINLDKEELNKVAGKKSTEIRKTLLDWQYEEVIHRDNMFLFQNNDVEEKI, encoded by the coding sequence ATGAATAAAAAAATTATTGTTATTAAAATAGGCACTGATTTAATCAATTCTAAAAGAAAAATAAAACCCATTTCTCAGATAGTCAAGCAAATTTGTGAAATAAAAAAGCAATATAATGCTAACTTCATAATCGTAAGTTCAGGTGCAGTTGGTTGTGGCATGTCTTTGGTCGGAAAAGAAAAAAAACCAGAACGGTTATCTGAAAAACAAGCTTTAGCTTCCATCGGCCAGGTTGAACTGATGAAAAGATATACGAAACTATTTCAACTACACAGCAAAAAACAATTTATTCCATCTCAAATTTTAATAACCCGTGCAGATTTAGATAATCGCACATCTTATATTAATGTCTTAAACACCTTACGGGAACTACTTGCACTAAAAAATATCATTCCTATTATCAATGAAAACGATACTACTGCTATTGAAGAACTCCGTTTTGGGGATAATGATACCTTATCAGCACGAATAGCCGTTCGTGTAAACGCAAGTTTACTTATTTTGCTGACAAATGTAGATGGTTTATATACCGATAATCCGCAAAAAAACCCCGATGCAAAGTTTATTGCTTCTGTAAACAGCCTCTCTCCTGAAATATTCTCCTGGGCTCATGATACAACAAGCAATACCTCCGTAGGGGGTATGCTTACAAAATTAGAAGCAGTCAAAATTGCTTGGCATGCAGGAATTCCTTCCATAATTGCCAATGGAAATACACGAAATATATTAAGAGACATAATTGATAACAAGGGAATTTACACACGATTTCTTCCTCCTCAAAATAAAATTTCACAAAGAAAATCATGGATAGCCTTCGGAAGAACAATCAAAGGGAAAATTGTAATTGATGAAGGTGCTGTTCAGGCACTTCTTAAAAGAGGATGTAGTCTTTTACCTGTTGGCGTAAAATATGCTGAAGGAAATTTCAAAAGAGGTGATTGTGTTTCTATAATAACACCCGATGGTTTAGAATTAGGTAGAGGTATTATTAATTTAGATAAAGAAGAACTTAATAAAGTAGCTGGTAAAAAATCAACAGAGATTAGGAAAACATTATTAGATTGGCAATATGAAGAAGTAATTCATAGAGATAATATGTTTTTGTTCCAGAATAATGATGTGGAGGAAAAAATATGA
- the obgE gene encoding GTPase ObgE, whose amino-acid sequence MKQQGKNRLFIDEVRVKLTAGDGGNGCISFRREKYIPKGGPDGGDGGNGGSIYFQATTKLHTLIDLKYHAHWIAPKGMHGSGNNRHGKNGKDLIISVPCGTIIRDWESGEILADLKENGQQFLAVKGGKGGKGNARFVSSTYQTPRFAEKGEKGEEKEFLLELKLIADVGFVGLPNAGKSTLLSSITSAKPKIADYPFTTLTPNLGVVSLPGYRTITVADIPGIIEGASEGKGLGHDFLKHIERTRVLLFLIDTGDPEPENTIEILEHELEAYSPVFNEKPKIYVFNKLDITENNNRFIKKIKNKKWKVPIFGISAVTGKGVKTLLDAIFHIVEEARNNEKDEPVPIETRYVYEAPFKIYKEADGFRIEGKRVFRVLQMTDFENEEAVQYLQRVLTHIGLFRALKRAKAKDGDLIYIGDYEFTYSGDIISKDTSEYRNMKKHE is encoded by the coding sequence ATGAAACAACAAGGCAAAAATAGATTATTTATTGACGAAGTCCGCGTAAAGTTAACCGCCGGAGATGGAGGAAACGGGTGTATAAGTTTCCGAAGAGAAAAATATATTCCCAAAGGAGGTCCTGACGGAGGTGATGGTGGGAATGGAGGAAGTATTTATTTTCAGGCTACTACAAAATTACATACACTAATTGACCTTAAATACCATGCTCATTGGATTGCACCAAAAGGAATGCATGGAAGTGGAAATAATAGACATGGGAAAAATGGTAAAGACCTGATAATATCTGTGCCCTGTGGGACAATTATTCGTGACTGGGAAAGCGGTGAAATACTCGCAGACTTGAAAGAAAATGGACAACAATTTTTAGCAGTAAAAGGTGGAAAAGGAGGAAAAGGAAACGCACGATTTGTAAGTTCTACATATCAAACACCCCGTTTTGCTGAAAAAGGAGAAAAAGGAGAAGAAAAGGAATTCCTTCTGGAATTAAAACTTATAGCCGATGTTGGTTTTGTTGGACTACCTAATGCGGGGAAATCGACCTTATTATCCAGCATAACCTCAGCAAAACCTAAAATAGCCGATTATCCTTTTACCACTCTTACACCAAATCTCGGTGTCGTATCTTTACCCGGATACAGAACTATTACTGTCGCCGACATTCCGGGCATTATTGAAGGGGCTTCAGAAGGAAAAGGGTTAGGACATGATTTTTTAAAACATATCGAAAGGACCCGCGTCTTACTTTTCCTGATTGATACAGGAGACCCTGAACCTGAAAATACTATTGAAATTCTTGAACATGAATTAGAAGCATATAGCCCTGTTTTTAATGAAAAACCAAAAATATATGTGTTTAACAAATTGGATATTACCGAAAATAATAATCGTTTTATTAAAAAAATAAAAAATAAAAAATGGAAAGTTCCCATATTTGGTATTTCAGCGGTTACAGGAAAAGGCGTTAAAACATTACTGGATGCTATTTTTCATATCGTAGAAGAAGCCCGAAATAATGAAAAAGACGAACCTGTTCCTATTGAAACAAGATATGTATATGAAGCACCATTTAAGATATATAAAGAAGCGGATGGCTTTCGTATCGAGGGTAAAAGAGTATTTCGTGTGTTGCAAATGACCGATTTTGAAAATGAAGAAGCAGTCCAATATTTACAAAGAGTACTTACTCATATAGGATTATTTCGTGCCTTAAAAAGAGCAAAAGCAAAAGATGGGGATTTAATATATATTGGCGATTATGAATTTACTTATTCAGGTGATATTATTTCAAAAGATACTTCTGAATACAGGAATATGAAAAAACATGAATAA
- the rpmA gene encoding 50S ribosomal protein L27 — MAHKKSGGSARNGRDSNPKMLGVKKYEGEQVLSGNILIRQRGTKIKPGKNVGLGRDHTIFAMVDGFVKFRYTTGGKKCVDVIPINAENQN; from the coding sequence ATGGCACATAAAAAAAGTGGTGGAAGCGCCCGAAACGGAAGAGATAGCAATCCGAAAATGTTGGGTGTTAAAAAATATGAAGGAGAACAAGTCCTATCTGGAAATATCCTAATCCGTCAACGCGGAACAAAAATAAAGCCCGGTAAAAATGTTGGCTTGGGAAGAGACCATACCATTTTTGCTATGGTAGATGGATTTGTCAAATTCCGTTATACTACGGGTGGTAAAAAATGTGTTGATGTGATTCCCATAAATGCGGAAAATCAAAATTAA
- the rplU gene encoding 50S ribosomal protein L21 produces MYAIISCGGKQYRVQPNDKIRVEKLNAKEGDLIEINKVHLLSDGNQLIVEPDKLKSSSVTVQVLTHGKSKKIRVFKYKRRKNYHRTYGHRQLFTEILVKEIKK; encoded by the coding sequence ATGTACGCTATCATTAGTTGTGGTGGAAAACAATATAGAGTTCAGCCCAATGACAAAATTCGCGTTGAAAAATTAAACGCAAAAGAAGGTGATTTGATTGAAATTAATAAGGTTCATCTTTTATCTGATGGTAATCAATTGATTGTAGAACCCGACAAATTAAAATCTTCCTCTGTTACCGTTCAAGTATTAACTCATGGGAAATCAAAAAAGATACGCGTTTTTAAATATAAAAGAAGAAAGAACTATCATCGCACCTATGGACATAGACAGTTATTTACAGAAATTTTGGTTAAAGAAATAAAAAAATAG
- a CDS encoding aspartate dehydrogenase: MSKYKVAIIGCGNIGADICIALQKGDIPAEIVALHDIDEAKAQLLKRTFHLDAEICDLDKAVSLSDFVIESATSTAVEPIIKSCIKHKKDCLIMSLSGLLYNLNLIDEAKKNFIRIKIPSGAVCGLDGIRSAMEAGLHRVMLTTRKSPQALKGAPYLIEKNMDLTDIKEPVIVFEGNAFEAAKAFPANINVACALSLYGIGPKDTIVRIIADPNIKENMHEIYAEGAFGRLHTTTINLPSPRNIKTSYLASLSAIAELRAMAEDYVTHCLYCPERKSKNENNL, encoded by the coding sequence ATGTCTAAATATAAAGTTGCCATTATAGGTTGTGGGAATATTGGTGCAGATATTTGTATTGCATTACAAAAAGGAGATATTCCGGCAGAAATCGTTGCCCTTCATGATATAGATGAAGCAAAAGCCCAATTATTAAAACGAACATTCCATTTGGATGCAGAGATATGTGATTTAGATAAAGCCGTTTCTCTATCTGATTTTGTTATTGAATCAGCCACATCTACTGCTGTTGAACCTATAATAAAGTCCTGTATTAAACATAAAAAAGATTGCCTTATCATGAGTTTAAGTGGTTTATTGTATAACCTAAATCTCATTGATGAAGCCAAAAAAAACTTTATTCGGATTAAAATTCCCTCCGGTGCCGTTTGTGGTCTTGATGGTATTCGCAGTGCTATGGAAGCGGGATTGCATCGTGTCATGTTAACTACAAGGAAATCTCCGCAAGCACTTAAAGGTGCACCCTATCTCATAGAAAAAAATATGGATTTAACAGATATTAAAGAACCTGTAATTGTTTTTGAAGGGAACGCTTTTGAAGCAGCAAAGGCATTCCCCGCGAATATTAATGTTGCATGTGCATTGAGTTTATATGGAATAGGTCCTAAGGATACGATTGTTCGTATTATTGCAGACCCCAATATTAAAGAAAATATGCACGAAATTTATGCTGAAGGCGCCTTTGGTAGATTACATACAACAACAATCAATCTTCCATCTCCAAGAAACATAAAAACGAGTTATCTCGCTTCTCTTTCCGCTATTGCAGAATTAAGAGCCATGGCAGAAGATTATGTTACGCATTGCCTTTACTGCCCGGAGAGAAAGTCGAAAAACGAAAATAATTTATGA
- a CDS encoding secondary thiamine-phosphate synthase enzyme YjbQ — MKSHTEYLYFCTQKHREYINITEKVEEIVKKSQVQEGMVLVSAMHITAGVYVNDAEDGLIEDIDEWLEKLAPFKKDYRHHATGETNGDAHLKSLLVHHEVIVPITRGKLDLGPWQQIFYAEFDGQRRKRLIIKVLGE, encoded by the coding sequence ATGAAAAGTCATACAGAATATTTATATTTTTGCACACAAAAACATCGAGAGTATATAAATATTACAGAGAAAGTGGAAGAAATAGTCAAAAAAAGTCAGGTTCAGGAAGGCATGGTTCTTGTATCTGCAATGCATATTACAGCAGGGGTATATGTAAACGATGCAGAAGATGGATTGATAGAAGATATTGATGAATGGCTTGAAAAGTTGGCTCCATTTAAGAAAGATTACAGACATCACGCAACCGGAGAAACCAATGGAGATGCACATTTAAAAAGTTTATTGGTTCACCATGAAGTGATTGTCCCTATAACCAGAGGGAAATTGGATTTGGGTCCCTGGCAACAAATCTTTTATGCGGAATTTGATGGTCAAAGAAGGAAACGGTTAATCATAAAGGTTTTAGGGGAGTAA
- a CDS encoding iron-containing alcohol dehydrogenase, with the protein MVSNKKTFHDFQYLMPTKIIFKIGGISELNSLSIQLGTKPFIVIGKQSSKRNGALEKLKNAFPNAIVFDEVEENPTIDTCNNAVEVCKKNQCDWIIGVGGGSPLDVSKVVAGLATNTGNCEQYFGRDLFKNTPLPILAIPTTAGTGSEVTPYAVITNTKNNTKQTVADYRIFPTIALLDPILTKTLPIPITLSTGLDALSQSMEGMVSKRATPITDYLAVESCKLIFQWLPRVLNNLEDIEGRYWLLYASLLSGIVIAQTGTTLVHALGYFYTLNYKVPHGIANALFLIPMFKRNISFFPEKLKFIVEFFHEKYSNQQLDLSIEKALNRFFKEIKFEKSASKWGVSDNQFDMFAKQLYADSYRFRNQYGEFSVEEIYRIFKESF; encoded by the coding sequence ATGGTATCTAATAAAAAAACCTTTCATGATTTTCAGTATTTAATGCCAACAAAAATTATTTTTAAGATAGGAGGAATATCTGAATTAAATTCGTTATCAATTCAACTTGGAACAAAACCCTTTATTGTTATAGGAAAACAAAGTTCTAAAAGAAACGGAGCCTTAGAAAAATTAAAGAATGCTTTTCCTAATGCAATCGTTTTTGATGAAGTTGAGGAAAACCCAACGATAGATACATGTAATAATGCAGTAGAAGTATGCAAGAAGAACCAATGTGATTGGATTATTGGAGTAGGAGGAGGTAGCCCTTTAGATGTCTCAAAAGTTGTTGCGGGTCTTGCTACAAATACAGGGAATTGTGAGCAATACTTTGGTAGAGATTTATTCAAAAATACGCCGTTACCAATTCTCGCTATACCGACTACTGCTGGAACAGGGAGTGAAGTAACTCCTTATGCAGTAATAACGAATACAAAGAATAATACAAAACAAACAGTTGCTGATTATCGAATTTTTCCTACAATTGCTTTATTAGACCCGATTTTAACAAAAACACTTCCTATCCCTATTACCCTTTCTACAGGATTGGATGCCTTGAGCCAATCTATGGAAGGAATGGTTTCAAAAAGAGCCACACCGATTACGGATTATCTTGCAGTTGAGTCCTGTAAATTAATTTTTCAGTGGTTGCCCCGAGTATTAAATAATCTTGAAGATATTGAAGGAAGGTATTGGCTTTTATATGCATCTTTATTATCCGGGATTGTTATTGCCCAGACAGGCACTACTTTAGTACATGCTTTAGGGTATTTTTATACACTAAATTATAAAGTTCCACACGGAATAGCGAATGCTTTGTTTCTAATACCCATGTTCAAAAGAAACATTTCCTTTTTCCCGGAAAAATTAAAGTTTATTGTTGAGTTTTTTCATGAGAAATATTCCAATCAACAACTGGATTTATCTATAGAAAAAGCATTGAATCGGTTTTTCAAGGAAATAAAATTTGAAAAAAGTGCATCGAAATGGGGAGTTTCTGATAATCAATTTGATATGTTTGCAAAACAGTTATATGCGGATTCTTATCGTTTCCGAAACCAATATGGAGAATTTTCTGTTGAAGAAATATACCGTATATTTAAAGAATCCTTTTAA